DNA from Pseudomonas mendocina:
GTGTCTACGCCGTCGCCCTGGCGAAACGCTCTACCGCAGCCAGGCCGAGGGCAGTCCTCAGACAGAGTTGTGCGTCGACGACCAGGCCCTCTTGCTCAAGGCCAACGAACACTACCTGCGCCTGAGCCAGCGTGATCTGAAAGTCAGCGCGCTGGTGTAACACGCCTCACCTGTGCGCACCGCGAATACGGCTGAACCTGCCTGGTGCGCGCAGCGCACACTACGCAAAGCCAGGGCACGCGCCACTCAGATGGGCAACTGCCCAAACGCCCAGCGCAGCAGAAAGAACACCAGAAAACCGCCGCCGATGGTCGCCAGCAGATGGCGACTGAGAGCGGCGATGGCAATGGCCGCCAGGCCTGCCAGCAAATAGGCGTTATCCCAGCGCAAGGCCCAGTTCTGCCCATCAGGCAGCAGCATTCCGGGCACCACGATGGCCGTCAGCACGGCGGTCGGCACGTAATGCAGTCCCTGCCGGATCAACGGTGGAAAACGTAGATCAGGGAAGGCGAACAGGCTGTAGCGGGTAACGAAGGTGATCGCCAGCATGCCCAGGATCAGCAACCAGATATCCATCAGACCAGTTCCTCCAGCAAGACCGGCTTGCGCCGCTCCAGCCATACGCCGACCACGATGCCACTGGCCGCGGCAGCCATCAGCCCGAGCTTGTATGGCAACGGATGACAAGCCAACGCCACAGCTGCTGCAACCAGCGCCGCAGCGACCTGTGGCTGGTTGCGCAGCATGGGCACGACGATGCCGATGAAGGTCGCCAGCATGGCGAAATCCAACCCCCACTCACCGATGTTCGGCACGGCCTGGCCGAACAGTACGCCGACCAGCGTGCATAACTGCCAGTTGCAGTACATCGCCAGGGCCGCGCCGAGGAAGTACCAATGCCGATAGGGCTCGGTATCGCCGCGCGCATAGCGTTGCACCACCACCGCGTAGGCCTCGTCGGTGAGCCAGAAGGCCAACGGCATGCGCCAGCGCTTGGGCAGGTGACGTACGTATGGCTGCAAGCTGGCGCTATACAGGGCATGGCGCAGGTTGACCACGAAGGTGGTCAGCAGCACCACAGCGATACCCGCGCCGCCAGCCAGCAGACTGATGGCGATGAACTGCGCCGAGCCGGCGAACACCAGTACTGACATGCCCTGCGTCTGCCAGGGATCGAGCCCGGCGGCGCCAGCCAGACTGCCAAAAATGATGCCGAAAGGCATGGCGCCGAGCAGCATCGGCAGCATATCGCGGGCGCCCTGAGTGAATTCTTGATAACGAGACATGGAACCTCCTTGGGCAGCCAAGCTTAGCCAAGTGCCCCAGGCAGGTCTTGAACGTTCTTGCTCAAATCCTCTTTACGATCTCAGACGTAGGGCGGGTGAAACCCGCCAGACAGACAGCGGCGGCGGGTTGCACCCGCCCTACGAACAGCGCTTAGAAACCCGCGGCGACGTCCCGCAACAGCGCCGGTGCGGCACCACGCTCCATCACGATGCCTTCGAGCCCCAGCAGGTCGCCCAGATCCGAATAGATGCCCCGGCCACGCTCGCTGACCTGCTTTTCGCTACCGTCGGCGCACAACAGTCGATAGTCGAAAGCGAACGGCCGTGACTCGCGCAACGCCTCCTGCACGCCGCGCCAGACCCGCTCACGATCAGCAGGGTGGATCAGCCCATTGAAGGTCAGACTCTGACTGTCGACCAGACGCTGCGCAGCGTAGCCGGTCAGTTCCAGGCACCCCGCACTGACGTACTCCATGCTCCAGTTACGGTTGTTGCGGCAGCGATAGACCATCAGCGGCAGGCCATCGAGCAGGTTGCTCAGGCTGCGATGGCGCGCCTGCAACTGCTGATGCTCGGGCATCTGCGCGCTGATATCGGCCAGGCTGGCGACGAAGCCATCTCCGTGCCGCGCCAGGCGAATCTCGACCCAACGCAATTCTCCCGTGCGATTCATGTAGCGCAGGCTGCCCACCCAGGGTGCCTCTCCATCCCGCAGGCTGTGCAAACCGAGCTGCCACAAGGGGCGATCCTCGATATGCAGAAACTGGCTGTGCTCGGCCTGCTGGCAATCGCGCAGCCGGTAGCCACTGAGCAGCTCCCAGCCGCGATTGGCCTGACGTATCAGCCCAGCGCCATCCAGATGGATCAGCGCAATCGGCAGCGCATCGAAATCCACCGACCGGCTTCCGCCACTCAACGCATCGCGCAGACGTCGCCACCCATTCATCGACACCCTCCATTGCCCTCGGGCTGGCCGCTGCGATGCGCCCAGGCCGCCAGCTCCAGGCGCGAACGCAGGTTGAGCTTGCTCAGCAGATGCTTCACATAGACTTTTACCGTGCCATCGCTGATGCCCAACTGGCGGGCGATCAGCTTGTTGCTGAAGCCCTCGGCGATCAGTGCCAGGGTCTGCCGCTCACGCTCGGTCAACTCCACGCGTTCGGCCTCCATGGCCGTCTCGCGCTCGCGCAGGCTGCTGGCGAGCAACACCGACAGCGCCGGATCGAGCCGGCCCTGGCCATGCGCGCAGGCACTCACTGCGGCCAGCAGAGCTTCCGGCTCGCTGTCCTTGAGCAGGTAGCCATCGGCGCCGGCACGCAGGGCGGCGAGCACATCGTCACGCGCTGCCGAGGCCGTCAGCACCACGACGTTCACCTCGGGCAGATCACGCTTGAACCATTCCAGCGTGGCCAGGCCATCAAGCCCGGGCATATGCAGGTCGAGCACCACCATCGCAGGGTTCAGCTCACGCGCCAGACTGATGCCTTCGCTGCCGCTGGAAACGCTACCGATCACCCGGAATTCGCCACTGGATTCGAACAGCTCCGCCAGGCCGCGGCGGAGCATCGGGTGATCATCGATCAGCAGCAGGTCGAACGGCGTATTCATGGCCGACTCCAGCGCAGATGCACCCGTGTGCCGCTACGCTTCGGCAGCGCCTCGACACTCAGCTCGGCGCCGATCGCAGCCGCACGCTCGCGCATGATG
Protein-coding regions in this window:
- a CDS encoding AzlD domain-containing protein is translated as MDIWLLILGMLAITFVTRYSLFAFPDLRFPPLIRQGLHYVPTAVLTAIVVPGMLLPDGQNWALRWDNAYLLAGLAAIAIAALSRHLLATIGGGFLVFFLLRWAFGQLPI
- a CDS encoding AzlC family ABC transporter permease, with amino-acid sequence MSRYQEFTQGARDMLPMLLGAMPFGIIFGSLAGAAGLDPWQTQGMSVLVFAGSAQFIAISLLAGGAGIAVVLLTTFVVNLRHALYSASLQPYVRHLPKRWRMPLAFWLTDEAYAVVVQRYARGDTEPYRHWYFLGAALAMYCNWQLCTLVGVLFGQAVPNIGEWGLDFAMLATFIGIVVPMLRNQPQVAAALVAAAVALACHPLPYKLGLMAAAASGIVVGVWLERRKPVLLEELV
- a CDS encoding PAS domain-containing protein, coding for MNGWRRLRDALSGGSRSVDFDALPIALIHLDGAGLIRQANRGWELLSGYRLRDCQQAEHSQFLHIEDRPLWQLGLHSLRDGEAPWVGSLRYMNRTGELRWVEIRLARHGDGFVASLADISAQMPEHQQLQARHRSLSNLLDGLPLMVYRCRNNRNWSMEYVSAGCLELTGYAAQRLVDSQSLTFNGLIHPADRERVWRGVQEALRESRPFAFDYRLLCADGSEKQVSERGRGIYSDLGDLLGLEGIVMERGAAPALLRDVAAGF
- a CDS encoding response regulator, which translates into the protein MNTPFDLLLIDDHPMLRRGLAELFESSGEFRVIGSVSSGSEGISLARELNPAMVVLDLHMPGLDGLATLEWFKRDLPEVNVVVLTASAARDDVLAALRAGADGYLLKDSEPEALLAAVSACAHGQGRLDPALSVLLASSLRERETAMEAERVELTERERQTLALIAEGFSNKLIARQLGISDGTVKVYVKHLLSKLNLRSRLELAAWAHRSGQPEGNGGCR